The DNA segment GAAATAGCGTATAGTCATGGACTTGGAAGCTATCTTACCGAAGGTTTAACAGGTGTATTTTAAAAAAGCAGATTACATCGATCTTGATGAAAAAATTTCATGATTCGCTTGACTCAACTTTAACTAAACGCTTTAATACACAGCCTATGCATTAGCATAATTTTTTGAGCATATCTTTTTAGGCCGAATAGCTCAGTCGGTAGAGCAGAAGACTGAAAATCTTTGTGTCGGTGGTTCGATTCCACCTTCGGCCACCAGATAAATCAAACACTTACATCACTTTCAAACTTTCCAATATAACCCGAGCATATTTAGAGTTATTTTTTATACTGTTGTTATTAAATTGGTTTTTCGCATAATTTTTATCCCTTTTTAGTTTAATTGTTAAGACATTAACTAATTTAAAAAATCAATATTTTCTTTGTTTCTTTTTAACTACAAAAAACAAGTAACAATAAATTAATCTCGATCTTCATCTATATTTTATTCACCAAAAACTTAATGTAAAATTATTTAAAAATCGTTCTAAAAAAATAACTAAGTTTTAATTCAATTACTAGTATGAAAAGATATTGAAACTCGTGAGAGAAAAATAGTCATTAGTCTATATTATCTTACTGCATTCATTTTTTCCAAAAATTAAATCGTGTTATGAAACATGCGACTAAGTTTAATTTTAAGCTTAATCTTCCATTTTTATACCCGTCACTAAACTATAATGTCCAGCACTGCCTATGACTTGGACCTGTCTAAACCCAACGTCCGTAAGCATTTTTTGCAATTCTTTTCCCGAATATTGCTCTCCTTCTGTCCATCCTAGCATCATAATGCTGAAAGCGGCGGCTGCATGGTTAGTTTTGTTATCGTTGTAAAGCACTTCATGTAATAGGATACGTCCTTCATCTGGAAGCGCGTCGAAGCTCTTTGTTATGAGACTGACTGCTTTTTCTGGGGTCCAGTCGTGAATGACGTTTCCATAAAAGTGAACATCTGCTCTGGGAAAACTATCCTTCCACATGTTACCACTGTGGGTAGTGATCCGAGTTCCCAAATGATAAGTCGCTATAAATTCATCACTGGTCTTACATATTTCTGGTAGATCAAAAATTATGGCGTTAAGATTCGGAAATTTTGTTACTGCGCCGATTGCGTGAATACCGGAACCACCGCCCACATCTAAAAAAACCTTATAATTAGACAGATCGATTTTAGTGGGCCAAATACTGGCATGTCCTTTACTAAGGCTATGCATGGCAAGGGTGAAACGACGACCTAGCTCTAATTGTTGTTCATGTACTTTGAAGATGTCCTTCTCACCATCGGTTTGAGGTGAGTTTTTTCTAATGGCATTTTCCAAGTGATGGATGGAATAACTGTCATAATTGTCCATCATCAGATCCCAAAAATGTCCGAAATAAGCTGGACCCGTCTGTAAAAGATAATCTTTTGCAATCTGAGTAAGACTAAATACGTTGTTCTCTTGACGAATAAATCCAAGGGCTGTTGCCATATTGAGCAAGGCTTCCAAGGGACGGCGATTTAATTGCATCGTATGAGTGATTTGCTGTAGCGAACGTGAACCACCCGCTAACTGCTGAAAGAGGCCGATACGGTGTGCTACTAACATTGCCGGATAAACAAAGAGGTTGAGCGTTACATCAAATACCGATGTATCTTCAACTTGAGGAGGTGATAAATTCATAAGATTCCTTTCTTAAAAAAACAACCCAGGCGCAATAATAATCAATTACATGCCGATAAATGGATTATCACAATTTTATCCATCGATCATTTATATTATCTTTCTGAGCAAGATTGCACCCGATCTAATTGGTGCTTTACTCGATCTGGCTGCTACCCCGTCACTAATTAAGTTTTCTCAGATATTTTTATATTCGATTATTCTAAAAAATAGATTTAATAATTTAACCTATGAATATTCCCGCTTACCGCTTACAGCAGCTCAAAACGCGCATGAAAGAAGCGCAGTTGCTTAGGTTCATAGATCATTTTCATTCCACGGATATCTTGCCGTCGCTGGTATACGCGCTCAATAGCGTTAACGGTAAAATCAAGATGAGATTGAGTATAAACTCGGCGCGGTATGGCGAGACGCACTAGCTCAAGCTTGGAGAGATTGTTTTCACCCGTATGGGTATTTCGGCCAGCAGATAGAATACCGCGTTCAACAGAGCGGATACCTGCCTCTGTGTAAAGCTCTACCGTCAATCGCTGTGCAGGAAACTGTGACTGCGGAATATGCGATAAAAAACGGTTGGCATCAAGATAAACAGCATGTCCTCCAATCGGCTCGACAATTGGAATGCCGCGTGCACGTAACTGTTCGCCGAAATATTCAACCTGTTTAACCCGGAACCGGATATGTTCCTCCTGCACAGATTCCTTGATCCCTAGAGCCATAGCCTCCATATCGCGGCCTGCCAAACCGCCATAGGTGTGAAGCCCTTCATAAGCTAACGCTAAGCTGCAGGCTGTTTCGTACAGAGCCTCTTCGTTAAATCCAAGCCAGCCTCCGATATTAACCAACGCATCTTTCTTACCACTTACGATAGCCGCATCAGTTAAAGTGCAAATTTCGAACAAAATTTCGGCTACGGACTTATTCCGATAACCTGATTCGCGTTGTTGGATAAAATAGGCGTTTTCAACGGCTCTGGCAGCATCAAGAACGATAAGAATTTTATGTGCACGAGCTATGTTACGTACTTCGTGCAAGTTAGCCATCGAAATAGGTTGACCACCTGCCATATTCACGGTAGCTGCTAGATTAATATACGGGATCTGCTTAGCCCCAACTTGCTCAATTAAAGCCTCTAACTTCGTCAGGTCAACCTGACCCTTGAATGGTAAAGTTGATTCAGGATCATGTGCTTCGTCGATGATAATATCGACGAAATTGCCACCCGCAAGCTCCTGATGGAGACGAGTGCTGGCGAAATACATGTTCCCAGGCACATAGTTCCCAGGTCGGATCAGCATCTTCGAGAGGATATGTTCTCCACCTCGCCCTTGATGAACAGGCAGGACATAACGATAACCATAGTACCGTTGAACAGCTTCTTCGAGATGATAAAAATTCCTGCTTCCAGCGTAGGATTCATCACCCAGCATCATACCCGCCCACTGCGAATCACTCATAGCCGATGTGCCACTATCTGTAAAAAAATCGATGAAAACGTCTTCTGAACGCAGCAATACGGGATTGTAGCCAGCTATTTCGATAGCTTGTATACGCTTACTCAAAGGAATTACCTTCAATGGCTCAACGACTTTGATTTTGTACGG comes from the Rickettsiella endosymbiont of Rhagonycha lignosa genome and includes:
- a CDS encoding methyltransferase, whose translation is MLVAHRIGLFQQLAGGSRSLQQITHTMQLNRRPLEALLNMATALGFIRQENNVFSLTQIAKDYLLQTGPAYFGHFWDLMMDNYDSYSIHHLENAIRKNSPQTDGEKDIFKVHEQQLELGRRFTLAMHSLSKGHASIWPTKIDLSNYKVFLDVGGGSGIHAIGAVTKFPNLNAIIFDLPEICKTSDEFIATYHLGTRITTHSGNMWKDSFPRADVHFYGNVIHDWTPEKAVSLITKSFDALPDEGRILLHEVLYNDNKTNHAAAAFSIMMLGWTEGEQYSGKELQKMLTDVGFRQVQVIGSAGHYSLVTGIKMED
- a CDS encoding tryptophanase, whose translation is MYKESRDIMDGVEPYKIKVVEPLKVIPLSKRIQAIEIAGYNPVLLRSEDVFIDFFTDSGTSAMSDSQWAGMMLGDESYAGSRNFYHLEEAVQRYYGYRYVLPVHQGRGGEHILSKMLIRPGNYVPGNMYFASTRLHQELAGGNFVDIIIDEAHDPESTLPFKGQVDLTKLEALIEQVGAKQIPYINLAATVNMAGGQPISMANLHEVRNIARAHKILIVLDAARAVENAYFIQQRESGYRNKSVAEILFEICTLTDAAIVSGKKDALVNIGGWLGFNEEALYETACSLALAYEGLHTYGGLAGRDMEAMALGIKESVQEEHIRFRVKQVEYFGEQLRARGIPIVEPIGGHAVYLDANRFLSHIPQSQFPAQRLTVELYTEAGIRSVERGILSAGRNTHTGENNLSKLELVRLAIPRRVYTQSHLDFTVNAIERVYQRRQDIRGMKMIYEPKQLRFFHARFELL